Below is a genomic region from Desulfatiglans sp..
ATACTTTCGATAAGCATGAATCATATCCTCCTTCCCATAGGTTAGTCACCAACAGGAAGTACTTGATTTGATTCATGCTTTCAAGTTTTTTATTAACCTGGCACCCACAAATTCTTGTGAGGAGCCATTAATTAATCAGGTATCCATTTTATTATTGGAGGGAGACATGAAAAAATTATCTAATAATAGACTATTACAATTTAAACACATTAGCTGTCTGGTATTGGCTCTTTTTTTTATCAGCGGAGGTATGGCTTTAGCAGAGAAGGGAAAATTAAAAAAGGGTGATGTCACTAATGATGGCCTGACAGTGTTGAAGACAACAGGTTTTACTGAAACACAGATTAAAAGTGACGTCACCTGGGCTGAGTACACCAAATATCAAATATCTCCGGTTGAGGTGAGTTTCAGGAAGAACTGGAAGCGAGACTACAATCGTGGTCAAAAAAGTCTGGCAGCACACGTAATGGATGAGGACATGGTAAGGATAAAAGAGACCATGGGGAAAATTGTATTTGAAGAATTTGATAAGGCTCTTCAGGAAAAGGGCGGCTTCAAAAAGGCGGATCAGGCCGATTCAAATACACTTCTTTTTAAACCCAGGATAATCGATCTGGATGTATACGCCCCTGATGTTCAAGGTTCGTCAGTCATCTCCAGAAGCTATGTCAGGCAGGCTGGTCGTGCCACATTGTTTTTAGAGGTTCACGATGCGGTAAGCGGAGAAATCATTGGCCGCTGGATAGATACCAGGGAGGATCCGGACAGAGGTTATTTTGACTGGGCAAACCGGATAACCAATTCTGAACGGGCCAAGCTTGCTGTTGGTCTCTGGGTAAGACGTTTAATCGAAGGTCTGGAAAATTTAAAGGCTGGAAATTGAGTTATATCTTGTTTATTCGGAAAATTTCAACGCTTAACAAACTAAAGAAAAGGCCCGTTAATAAAATTGTTAACGGGCTTTTTTATTGAAGAGCTAAATTAATTCAGTTTTTAAAACCAGACTTTTGCTGCCAGGTAGAATCTTCGACCAAGAATATCGTGGCTGCCAATATAACTACCAAGAGCATTGTTAGTTGAATTTGCACCAGTAGGCTTCGGTTTGGCGTAAAGCAGATTATCGATACCAAAGCGCAATTCCATGTTATCTCCCAGGATATAGCGACTAAATAAATCAAATTGATTATAGGATGCTACCCCTTTAACATCGGGTGCACTACCAGGCGCTGGATCAAGTGATGGCAGATACCTCCAGCGTAAACCAGCGGAGAATAGGCCGTGGCTATAGGAAAGGTTGGTAAGCACTCGGTAATCAAAGGATGAATTGCTTACTGTTCCGGTGTAGTCAACCTCTGCTGCTCCCGCATATGGTGATATAGCATATTTTTCGAGTTTACTATACAGCACATTCACACCCAGACGCCCGGGAATAAAATCAAGTCCGATGTCAGAGAAATCTGAATTCCAATCGAGTTGAATATCAAATCCCTCAGAGAACAGTGCCCCCTGGTTCATGTAGGCTGCAAGGTATTTTCGGTCGGCGCCGAAAACATTCATTCCATCGTCTATGTACTCCCGTTTAATGAGATCGCAATAGGGGTTGCCGGCTGCCAGTTGCTCGCCTGTGTAGGTTCCTGGAGCTGAGCCTATTAAGGGGTTGTACTGGGCATCCAGACATTGCTGATATACCGTACCATGACCGGGGGAGCCAATCGCACCCTCAACTTCAATATCGTAATAGTCAATAGAAAGCCGAAAATTTTCCAGGGCCGGCGCCTTAAAAGGCGAGTTGATAACTACCCCAAAGGTCTTGGTATCGGCTGTTTCAGATGCCAGGTTTGGATTTCCCCCTGTTACTCCCAAGACAAAGGGAAAGTAAAACGTTCCACCAAAGACATTATATGCCCAGTCATTTGCACTGGCCCCGGGCACGTACAGGGCAAAGTTAGCCGGCGCGCCATCGCGGACCATCAAGTGTTGACACAGGGTCTGCACATTCAAGCGGTTGGGGTTATCAGCTTTATTACCCCAAGGCGCTACTTGATCCCAGCTACCACAGGCATCTGCGCCTATTGTAATGGTACTGGCTCCTGTTGGCATAAACAGCTCGGCCATATTGGGGGCACGGTTTGCATACTGGAAACCCCCGCGTAAACGAATCCAGTCAATGACTTCCCAATCAGCCATTACCTTATAGGTATCCTCTTTTGGCGCGTTGCTGTAATCCGATATACGATAACCTGGTTCAAGGGTAAAACTTTTTATCAAAGGTAAGTCTTTGAGTACCGGGATTAAAAGCTCGCCATAAATCTCTTTTACATCGGTACTCCCGTCGACAGGCACTGGTAACGCAATATTACCAACTACCTCGGGAAAATTTTGGTTCGCATTAAAACCAGAGTCGGGATTAAATCGAAAATTTTCCT
It encodes:
- a CDS encoding DUF3313 domain-containing protein, with protein sequence MALAEKGKLKKGDVTNDGLTVLKTTGFTETQIKSDVTWAEYTKYQISPVEVSFRKNWKRDYNRGQKSLAAHVMDEDMVRIKETMGKIVFEEFDKALQEKGGFKKADQADSNTLLFKPRIIDLDVYAPDVQGSSVISRSYVRQAGRATLFLEVHDAVSGEIIGRWIDTREDPDRGYFDWANRITNSERAKLAVGLWVRRLIEGLENLKAGN